The genomic window ATtgttccccatatatatatatatataatatatatatatatatatatatgtatatatatatatatatatatatatatatatatatatacatatgtgtgtgtgtgtgtgtgagtgtatgtgtgtgtgcataatatatatatatatatatatatatatatatattatatatatatatatatatatatatatatatatatatatatatatatatatatgtattatatcgtatatataaatgAGATAAGTAGTTTATACAAGCATTGAACACAAAACTGtccattatggaaaaaaaataaagcatatatGCATTATTCAAAcagtacacacgcatatatatatatatatatatatatatatatatatatatatatactatatatatgtgtgtgtgtgttgtatgtgtatgtgtttcatTTTGCTTAGAATTACAATTGCAACAAAATTCTCTCATAATATGAACATTATACAAGTATGTCAATAGTCTTGACTACAACTATACCAGCGTTATATATTTCGTAGATGTaagcgtttgtttgtttttttttagcaatattgACATCCAAGAAGCATCTACCTatgaaatattattgtatattgtgAGACAATGACGTGAAGTCTATATGCAATTGTTTGTCTTTAATCTTTTTTATCTGAAGATTAAAgagaacgcatatatatattcaaccaactttatgtatctatatatcgatttacatatttctttatatccGTAAATGCAAGATTACTAATACTAATACCTTTGTCAGGTCTCCCATAGGAGTGTGCAAATGCatacacgattatatatatatatatatatatatatatatatatgtgtgtgtgtgtgtgtatgtatgtatatatgattattttttatttatatataatacacacacacgcatatatataatatatatataatatatatatatatatattatatatatatatatatatatatatatcaattcaagctacaaatgtcctttaatatctaaattcactttacctcccaaatgatatattttcatatatgtaccgaaggggaattttttaattgataataatttcgtccccccatgggatcgaaccaccgtccaagtggacggggacgaaatcaggacagtcagtgacgctatccaatcagccaacagagacgctatataagttcatatcgattctgaccttacaaatcaccctcgatctgggagctttcgtaattagaatggggggacgaaattattatcaattaaaaaattccccttcggtacatatatgaaaatatatcatttgggaggtaaagtgaatttagatattaaaggacatttgtagcttgaattgatatataaatggatcacggttcgatgtgataattattcataacaaaaggctacgtgctgtcaaacgctcgaattggccaacatggtagacggggtttcatatcgattctaattacgaaagctcccagatcgagggtgatttgtaaggtcagaatcgatatgaacttatatagcgtctctgttggctgattggatagcgtcactgactgtcctgatttcgtccccgtccacttggacggtggttcgatcccatggggggacgaaattattatcaattaaaaaattccccttcggtacatacaggcggtccccggcttacgacggttccggcttacgacgttccgaggttacgacgctttttcttaaatattcaatggaaaatccgtcctgggttacgacgcttgttccgaggttacgacgctgacgcttccgacgctccgagttaacgacgcttttaaaaaacgcatgctatgataaaaatcctttatagtttagcacagtatataataaaaatatgtttttggttacattacaacaaaaattttgaggttatgatgattttcgacacttttttttttttcgtattttttgaaattttttagtgacgccgcatatgcggaactagtttgcgggcgaatgaatacactagcttgggatgcgcagtttaaaacagtccaaaagcgcaaataatgaaaaaatcattgcttgtttccagtacataattaaaaaaactaagtttctggttagattacaacgcaaattccaaggttacgacgttttgttatgctttttaacgatacctcatatgcagaactagtttttgagcggaggtgcataaattaattaacgctattaaactgtatggtaaattgaccgaacaacgaccttggacggtcgaggacgctaagcgtaacaatacgaaaggacgccacttcaatcgcgtctctgcctgaagttcagtcggttgtgtgctaagacgttgctgaaattccttgccattttcgcaaatttacaatggctcctaaacgccaaagtacttcctccgatgatagttcatccaagaagaggaaggtcatcacgatggaggtaaaatatgacgtggtgaagcgttcggagaagggagaaactaacaccgaaataggccgttctttaggcttgagcaggaccacggtggtaaccattgtgaaggacaaggaacgtatcctgaagcacgttaaggatgctgcgccgatgaagtcaacggtgataaacgagaagcaacgtagccagagcattgttgaaatggagaaattgctcatgatctggctggaggaccagaaccagcgacgtgttccggtgagcttaagtgtgatccaggagaaggctagagcgctgcatgaggcagtagtgaaaaagtttggcgaaggcagtgctggtggggccacataagactttgtgcatccagggttacatagcacgacaactttaaactaaaagtaaggaattaattaacatacattaactaagttttatacatgttatatatgtgatattaaaccactgtatggtgcatattactatatgtaacttactatgcatagagtacttactgacatactaattattttttgtacattccagaaccccctgaatgatgtaggctatggggccacataagactttgtgcatccagggttacatagcacgacaactataaactaaaagtaaggaattaattcacatacattaacttttttactcttgatatacctcaaagtaaggaattataaactaaaagtaaggaattaattaacatacattaactcttttactcttgatatctataatttacatattgcattcaggactttgtgtagtattttgtactaattgtgttatacttttaccttccagagctaccagactgggattttagtgtactccaggatctaccaaaggattagTGTACTACTATAGTATACAgtgtaatagtgtttagtgtataatctaacctaaggattaagtgtagtacattgtgctttatagtgtcacaagagtttaataaagaattatacattcaagaaccatcctttggcattgaaataaccacactacacatcatgcaatacttgcatgtcacacaggtaaggtctctctaactttaaccacactacacatcatgcaatacttgcatgtcacacaggtaaggtctctctaactttttcttagtttaaggcatatttccaagtgtcgctccggcttacgacgattttcagcttacgacgcgcctcaagaacggaacccccgtcgtaaccaggggactgccttatatgaaaatatatcatttgggaggtaaagtgaatttagatattaaaggacatttgtagcttgaattgatatataaatggatcacggttcgatgtgataattattcataacaaaaggctacgtgctgtcaaacgctcgaattggccaacatggtagacagggtttcatatcgattctaattacgaaagctcccagatcgagggtgatttgtaaggtcagaatcgatatgaacttatatagcgtctctgttggctgattggatagcgtcactgactgtcctgatttcgtccccgtccacttggacggtggttcgatcccatggggggacgaaattattatcaattaaaaaattccccttcggtacatagtatatgaaaatatatcatttgggaggtaaagtgaatttagatattaaaggacatttgtagcttgaattgatatataaatggatcacggttcgatgtgataattattcatatatatatatatatatatactatatatatatatatatatacatacatacatgcgtgtgtacgtatgtgtacaaATATACAGGGAAGCTATAATTCTACAATTCTACCTTCCATTACTTCAGGGAGAAGCggtattagatatattttacttttttttaaattataactcCATTATATGCTTGCTATGTTTTAATTGTACCAtacagtgaaagaaaaaaaaagtatcaatttTGTGGTAGTCATTTTTCAAAATCTTCAGTAAATACATACTTATTCATGTGTACAGCCTGTATATAAGCAAGTTAAACCACATGATGTTTACATGGATACACTCGCACTTATGCACAcaaccatgatatatatatatatatatatatatatatatatatatatatatatatatgtgtgtgtgtgtgtgtgtgtgtgtgtatcatggttgtgtgcatataaatataaatatgtttatatgtatataaatatttttcatatatattacatatgtatgtatatactatatgataagtatatacattatacaaacatatgcatatattatatatatatgaataaatatttatatacatacataacatatttatatttatatgtataaataatagcTCACGTGACAAATATTTCTGTAATTTCATTGAGCATATTATTCTTGAGTCGTATAATGATTGTATTATAATGAATCTATACatagcacttatatatatatatatatatatatatatatatatatatatatatatatatatatatatatatatatatatatatatatatatatatttatcactataCAATAAAGTTAAAATATCGGTAGATAACCAGAACCCTTCATTCATGAGATCTGAAAAACATTTCAAGAGTGTGTTTAAtcttattcttttaaaatattcatttacatttgCTCGGAGGAACTTTAAAATTTTGTCCTGCAAATTGTATGTTTAATGTTATTCCCcaatggttctcaacctgggggacCGTCAGCGATTTCCAGGGGAGGGCCTAGCCctatggaaaaatgagaaattctccaattatattcgttattctgttAACAAGGCTGAGGatctaatattcagaagtttatgagaaAATACAAGTGTCCCCTTGTATTGTTAGTTTCCTATAGTCCACTACTCAGTTGGGGTTACCATGTTTTGTAaatattgacctccctccctatcccacgaaatcctctttccttctctttcttttctgtaaATCTGAGCTGGAATTTTACTCTAGGTGCAAAGGGGGCGTGGATGGAAGGatcaactcttagagggggcgtggtaataagaAGGTTAAGAAAACACTGTACTAAATAATATTAATCCTTTGAGATTTGCAAGAATGGCCCTCAGATACCTTActacattttaatttttcctcttaGTGATCTCCCTATATTTAgggcgtttttttattttaagctattgtaatttatttgattttgagtgatttatttattcttcatttattaatttatatctatttttcttcacTTCTCAGAGTAACAAACCCCTCATGGAGAAAAAGCGTCGACAGAGGATCAACAGATGTCTGAATGATTTGAAGACGCTTGTTCTGGAGGCCCTGAAGAAAGACGTGAGTGGTTTTTATTAATCCTTATCATTagaaaacattttctttcatgCATGTCTTCGTGAAATCCTCTCATCTGGCTTCTAGATATTTATTCTTAGTATAAGTATGaagtatgtgagtgtgtatatgtgAGATAGaacatgttttattatatataaagacgtatgtgtatatgtatatatatgtgtgtgtgtataaatctatatttgtttatgtatcaAACTTCtgtacatacattttcatttcgTTTGTTGTTATTGCAGCCATCACGGTACAGCAAGCTGGAAAAAGCTGACATTTTAGAGATGACGGTACGTCACGTGCAAGCTCTCCATCGTCACGAGTCTGCAAACGGCCGAATGACAGGCCTTATCGTAGGTCGCAATGGACGCCCAATAGGCCCAGACGAGAGGGCGAAGTATAGAGCTGGGTTTAACCAGTGCGCCGTTGAAGTCACCAGGTACCTGAACGGCGTGGCTGGTGTTCCTAGAGACCTCCACTCAAAAATCATAGCTCATCTGAATTCTATCTCCAGCGCCTTCCCGCAGTTCCAGACGCTGTCTCAACCGGTGGCGAGTGGTCACCTCATGAATGGTACTAGTGTTGGACATCATATCATTCCAGCCGTTTCGTCCTCCCTACCAGCGCCCTCGCATGTCGTCGCTACAGCCGCTGATTCCAGCACGATGGGGTCTTTGGATCCTCTCCCAAAAAATGGCGTTTCCCAGACAGAAAACCAACTTGATGACAGTTCGATGCCTTTGTTAAAGAAGCCAGAAAATACTGAACCCACCACATCTGTAACAGTCAGTGCTGGGGTGACACTAGTACCCGCGAGGCTGGCCAATGGGCAGATGGCTTTGATACTTCCACCTGGGACTAACATTCCTTTTAAGTCTCAAAGGGAGAGCGCAGGTATTTTGTCTGGGTCGGTAAACTCACCCAGAGCGAGCACGAATGCCGATGGAGGCACACAAACGGAAAACTTTAGTAAAAATCAATCGGTTGCAAGTAGCGTTTTGCAACAGGATGTTCATGCACAGAAATACCAAACTGATGGTTTAACATCCCATTCTGTATATGGAACACGCGATACACAGAATGTTGTCGTAGGTTTATCTGTGCAAGGCCCATCAGAATACTTTAAAACTAATCAAAAGGCTGCTTTCAGTAGATATCTGTCAACTGGTAGTTCAAACTACACATACAGTGATCCCAAAACAATTGCTGATCCTAAGGGGCATTTTGAAATGTCATTACCAGCAAGTTCTAGTTTAGACGGTGAGAATGGAACTTTCCCTGCAGTGAGCACATCTTTGTCCCAAACTACTTGCCGTCCAGATCTCTCGGGAAACGCGCCTCCTGTATCGAACGAAAGACCCCTGTGGATAAAACCTTatgagaaggaaggaaagaaccCATCACAGTGCAGCCATGTTGCCATCAGCGTCTCTAGGCAGCAAGAAACTGACGCCCCTGGCTCCAGGTCTGATTTGCATCCCACCAGTCAGACTGTACTGATCAAACCAAAGCCGCAGTTACCAACGGGGGCGTTGTTTCTCCACAGCAGCAGTCCGGTGAGATGTGAACAGAGCTTGAAATATGCTAGTTTTGCCTCTCCCTCCAGTGTGTCTTCTAGAACAGCCTTCGACAGTCACCACGCCGCGGTGGCCCAAGAGCCTCTCAATCTAGTGGTCACCGGTGACGAGCGATCACGCGAAGAGAGTGCCACTTTTCATCCATACTCTCCCTCCTCGTCGTTATCATCGTCATTACCAGAATCTTCATCTTCGTCATCTTCCACCCCTTCACCGTCATCATCGTCCTCTCCCTCATATTCAGCATCTGTTTCATTATCGTTATCTTCTCCACCTGTGTCATTTTCGGCAACAGTCACAACAACTTCGTCGTCACCATCATCGCCATCAACGTCATCACTATCATCACCGTCACGTTCGCTTAAGGCGCCATCGTCCTTCCAGGTCAAGAGAAGGGTTGCTCCCTATGAAGTTCCGGTGGCGGGAAGCAACGGGGAGGCCCAGCCTTGGAGGCCTTGGTGacatcaaggtatatagaataagggataccattctatataccttgggtgaCATTAACCTACATCTGCTTGACTGCTTTAAAGCCTTTTGATCGTAAggattcagaagataaaccttattcatatggaacaaccctgAAGGgcccattgacttaaaattcaagcatccaaagaatttATAGGGTTCATTtggaagaaataacaaaagataaCAGAAAATGCAGAGAAAACAGATCGCTAATTAGAAAAGAACAAATGAATTAaaagattaataaatgaatagatagctAAGCAAATTacaaatgaagagagaaatagaaaaacaaaagaataatcctttttttatgcattttttcctttGAATATTTGATAAGTGGTGAGAGAATTTGGTGACCGTCAAGTCTAGCGACACTTGTGTGGTTGAAGTTGTCTCGTCTCAGTGCAAATGAAAATGATAcaacaaagaagaaaataggacttcagtaataaaaaacaaactcaaTAACATTGAACTTCAATCACAAATAATGTCTTGAAGGTCTTCACGACTAACATAAAATAGGAAAAGGTTGAAGAAGATCTTTTTAGTTGGCATAAAGATGTCCAGTGTGGGATCGTCATAATCATCCACTTAGTATATTTCAGTTGCTCAGTTATCGGCTGGAAACTTTCATTCTTTTACCACGATAGTTTTCACGAATGTCTAAGTATTCATGTTAGCGCTGAATTTCCAAATTAAGGATGTGAAGATTTTGTCTCTTAACAATGAACTTCTTTGGAAAGAATTTCTGGAAGTGTCGAGTGTTATTATCTTTGAAAAGCTACCAGTTGTAAGTTTGTGTGTGCATGCGACAGAGACAAAGGTGAATGATTTATGATTAACCTTGATAAGTTCCATTATTGTTAACATTGTTGTTGGTTGTAGATAACCAAGttctaagtttatttttattcttgagaTTTTAAGGCCATGGATATATGTGCAATGTTAAGCGTTAGCTGTGTGCAATTAGTTTTAATACCATTATCCCTTGTTAGATATTAATTGGCTGTGACTATTTTAGTGttaatatctgaaaatatttaatgtttggaaattaaaacaataagaaatttGCAGTTTTATTCGTAGTTCCTATTCTACACCCTCCgtatgggggtagtgccgtcagtgcacctcatgcggttcactgtaggcattacttaagttcctTTGGAGCATCCCGTCGGCCGctagctggaacccctttcattcctttcactgtacctcagttcacagtctttttcttccatcttacttaacgccctctcctaacaattgtttcataatgcaactccTCCTGGTACAGATTTCATACCTTCTTACTatcgatttccatttcagcactgaatgacctcatcggtcccagtgctttgccaaAATCTTACATTCAACTCAATTAGAACTTAAAAACTTCAGGAGAAAATGCAATGTATTACGACCTTAAAACAAACTTCTTtggttttaataattaatttacattcttatatatttacctattaattcattcattcatttattttctaataactgatttattctttctgtatttcctcttcctttctcccAGTTTATTCAAATAtgctccatattttttggaagcctgaatttcaagtcaatagcccatatgggcttgttccatgtgaatagggttcatcgtctgaataataataaatttcaaaggGAGActtaaaatttatgaaaagaattgGTGTATACTACTGTGCATGAAAAAATGAAGGTATGAGAGGTATTAATACTTAAAGAGTAAAAGAGCTTATCATTTCGATAATATCCAATAAGGTTACTGGGGGGATAGACGCCATTAAGAATTTTTACGATTAACGTAAAAATAGTCAGTTTGTTCTAGTCTATTCtgcttacatgagcaaatgtgtTCGCTTTCTCAATAGTCGTCTGTTTACATTTtctgatagctctctctctctctctctctctctctcgcacacctTAATCTATCGGCAGATAGCAATTTGAATTTCACGGACACTCCATTCCGTTCTCTGCCTGCCTGTCTGattctccctctcttttccttcttaattttttcttctattttctatTCCGTGTCATATGTAATttgcattttcccagaaaccccGAGTTATGCATCGTCTCCCCTCTTCGTCTCTTACTCTTTCCTTCTTCacgttttttctctctcgtcaTGTTGCTATTTGCATTCCGTGGACACCACAGTTCAACttagagcttctctctctctctctctctctctctctctctctctctctctcctcacttccacgtctttcctctttttattcttcttccttttttcctgGCTTACTGTAAACTGCACTTTCCTACAAGGGCAATTTTTCCAGTCTATTTGTCCTTCTTCcttgtttcatttttctcttcgtggattccgaaagttgtaaacagcaacagtgtggaagcgTTTAAAAGAGAGCTAaccaaaatcattaggacaccgtgaatgcacagtaaaacctgctccttcagataagtgagcgcacgatgtctcctcttaggatggaccaATAAGTCTTttaggcatcctaatccttgcaaatCCTTGTGACTCCCTTCCTCTCTTCTACTTACGTCTCTTAAAGTCTATCCTCTACCCCTATAAATGCTGCTTTTGGTGTTAGGAGGGAAGGTAAGGTTGGGGGTGGAGGTTctttgggggtgggtgggaggagTTGTCCCCGTCTACGTCGTTTTTCCCAACGACGGATTATTTTCCCACAGACGGGATCTTGGTTCCCACAGATTCCGTAGGTCGCGTGGGAGTTGCTTGAGCGTGGGAAACCCCCACCACAGGACGGAAACGgtgtgggaaagagagagagagagagagtcccctcgATGTAATTTACTTCGATGACAcgaagaagaaggaaatgaagaatatatgaaaaaaacaagacaggaagaaaagagcaaaaaataatgataagaaggagaaaaagaataaaggaaacggagaagaatatatgaaaaaaaataagacaggaagaaaagagcaaaaaataatgataagaagaagaagaaaaagaataaaggaaatggagaagaatatatgaaaaataagacaggaagaaaagaacaaaaaataaatgataggaagaaggagaaaaagaataaaggaaatgaagaagagagaggaaaatcgTGTAGAATAAGAAGGGAAGAGAGGAGCATAAAAGGAATGAGTAACAGGACATGAAGAAAAGACAACGACcacagaagaggaggaaaaaattgataaggataaagaaaataaatataagcaaaaagaataaaagagggaGAACGAGGAAAGAAATAGAGAATAATTTACGAATAAAATAAGAATgcctttagaaaaaaatagatgTTGTCACGCCAGCTTGGTATTCCTAAATCAATCAatgaatctatctctctctctctctctctctctctctctctctctctctgcaacgacCCACAACATCCGATCAACACCGGGTACATAACTGACTGACTATATAGGTCAATAGAAGTGTTCTTAGTCCTTCCCATGGGATCGATCGTGGGTTCCTCAGCTGCAATATCGacttgaagaaaaagaaatagatactGTTATATTGGCTGTACAATTGATTGCGTCAGTAGTGATACGTAAATAGAACTAAACTGAAGCTGTTGAAAATTGAAATGAGAATGATTTCATACACTTGATGTCTTCAACAGTTAATTAAGGAATGATTTTGGACcgaaaatttataaaattcttGGGGAGATCTCATCCAGAATTACTACGGAATGCTCACAGATGCTAAGGTCTTTCAATGGTATATTTATCCAAAATCATCGAATATTTTCGGAttttaatggtattattattattattattattattattattattattattattattattattattattattattattattattattattcaatagataGACCgttattcatatggagcaagcctacAGGGACCATCTGCTTGAAcatcaagcttccaaaaaatatggtgttcgtGTGAAAGACGTTACAGATATTGAATACGAAAAGAAGAGATCGgccattagaaaagaaaaaaaaaagacaaattaatatataaatgaatacatagatACGATGACAAACAAATGATTAAAATGCAAGGTGAGTGGTTTGAACCTTTCAGGCTCTAATTGCACAGCATTCTCATGCAACGAGAAAATggtaaatgtgtaaaaaaaaaattcaaaagcaacGGGAATCAAAACATGAAATAACAAATGCGAATTTGCTTAATTTTCTAGAAcgtaaaataatgtttattcttCATCCGAATGCATGAAGAGCCGatcaaaataatacaaaaagaaacaggaaaaaaagaCTGCGAGGAAAATCATAGccttgataaagagagagaaaaagttaagtatatcttagttttgccagacaactgagctcattaacagctcttatagggctgacccgaagggttagatatttttacgtagctaggaaccaattggttacctatcaacgggacctacagcttattgtgggatccgaaccccattataccgagaaatgaatctctatcaccagaaataaattcctctggttccgcgttggctgagccgaaaatcgaactttggaccaacagattggtagccgagcgcaaaatccactcgtctaacgaggaactgataacgagagagagagagagagagagagagagagaggtacgaagTATCACCGGAAGTCTTCATTACCTCCTACGTCAGAAGTCGAACAGTTCTCACGAGAAGATTCAGCAATTAGCTTAAATCTAATCAAAACCTCGACGGGAATATTTGCGGTGGCTTATCCTCCACGCCTTCCTGTCTCCCTGGTTTGTTGCATTGCCCGCGTGGATGTGCGGTCTGTGCATACGTTATAAttctttttgcatatatatatatatattatatatatatatatatatatatatatatatatatatatatatgtgtgtgtgtgtgtgtgtgtgtgtgagtgtgtgtgtgtgtgtgcgtttgtgaggTGTATGCGTGAGTGATTATTCACTTTTGTGTTTATTGTGGACTACTTTTAAGAAAGCtttttaaagaaacatcactaaatGGCCTGAAATCAAAACGGTAGCACAGCCGCGTCAGGGACGCTTTATGAAGTCGCGAGGGTCATTAACAAAATTACCTGTtgaaatttggagagagagagagagagaaagagagagagagagagagtggaacgcGTGAGAGAGTGGCGAGGCGCGTGGGAGAGTTCCCATGATAGTCCAACCTGCTACAGGTACCACGCGACACACCGGAAGTCgaatttcccttgttttttttattgtttttttatattctttattgctTCCTTGGCGACCTTcgtccacctctctctcttccccctcccgcccccccccccccccacccccaccccctgctCTCAGGTAGGACTTGGAGGaatattattcctccaaggtaaGGGATCTTCCCTTCGCGGCTTATACTTGCCTACCAactcaagatgagagagagagagagacagagagacagagaggtatTTATGAGGCTGTAAATTGT from Macrobrachium nipponense isolate FS-2020 chromosome 23, ASM1510439v2, whole genome shotgun sequence includes these protein-coding regions:
- the LOC135196158 gene encoding uncharacterized protein DDB_G0271670-like; its protein translation is MCTMEAGSVGPCEGDLSPRSDMRKSNKPLMEKKRRQRINRCLNDLKTLVLEALKKDPSRYSKLEKADILEMTVRHVQALHRHESANGRMTGLIVGRNGRPIGPDERAKYRAGFNQCAVEVTRYLNGVAGVPRDLHSKIIAHLNSISSAFPQFQTLSQPVASGHLMNGTSVGHHIIPAVSSSLPAPSHVVATAADSSTMGSLDPLPKNGVSQTENQLDDSSMPLLKKPENTEPTTSVTVSAGVTLVPARLANGQMALILPPGTNIPFKSQRESAGILSGSVNSPRASTNADGGTQTENFSKNQSVASSVLQQDVHAQKYQTDGLTSHSVYGTRDTQNVVVGLSVQGPSEYFKTNQKAAFSRYLSTGSSNYTYSDPKTIADPKGHFEMSLPASSSLDGENGTFPAVSTSLSQTTCRPDLSGNAPPVSNERPLWIKPYEKEGKNPSQCSHVAISVSRQQETDAPGSRSDLHPTSQTVLIKPKPQLPTGALFLHSSSPVRCEQSLKYASFASPSSVSSRTAFDSHHAAVAQEPLNLVVTGDERSREESATFHPYSPSSSLSSSLPESSSSSSSTPSPSSSSSPSYSASVSLSLSSPPVSFSATVTTTSSSPSSPSTSSLSSPSRSLKAPSSFQVKRRVAPYEVPVAGSNGEAQPWRPW